One window of the Thermasporomyces composti genome contains the following:
- a CDS encoding SfnB family sulfur acquisition oxidoreductase: MTATRSQTRDRTAESIPAHVIKDDAEALEVARQLSAEFAADASRRDAERLLPHAEVDRLSASGLLAITVPAEYGGADVSTTTLTEVLRLLAVGDPNLAQIPQSHFVYINVLRRQGTPEQQRFFFGEILAGKRLGNAQSEAGTKHVQDIRTRLTPVPGGYLLDGVKHYSTGALFAHWVPVLARTPDDKLHVAYVPADAPGLTVIDDWDGLGQRTTASGTVRLSGVRVPADHVVPHYRTFEGPQLHGAVAQILHAAIDAGIAAAALADAVEFVRTKSRPWFESGLDRAADDPLLLQRVGELTVELRAAEALLARAAEEIDLARADLTDETAAQASIAVAAAKVATGRIAVEMSNALFELAGTRSALASLNLDRHWRNARTHTLHDPARWKLQHIGRYVVNGTLPPRHGLL, encoded by the coding sequence ATGACAGCCACCCGCTCCCAGACTCGTGACCGCACGGCCGAATCCATCCCCGCGCACGTCATCAAAGACGACGCGGAGGCGCTGGAGGTCGCCCGACAGCTCTCCGCCGAGTTCGCGGCCGACGCCTCACGTCGTGACGCGGAGCGCCTACTGCCCCACGCGGAGGTCGACCGCTTGTCCGCGAGCGGCCTGCTGGCGATCACCGTCCCAGCCGAGTACGGTGGCGCCGACGTGTCGACGACGACGCTCACCGAAGTGCTCCGACTGCTCGCCGTCGGCGACCCGAACCTCGCCCAGATCCCGCAGAGCCACTTCGTCTACATCAATGTCCTGCGCCGCCAGGGGACGCCCGAGCAGCAGCGGTTCTTCTTCGGCGAGATCCTCGCCGGCAAGCGGCTCGGCAACGCGCAGTCCGAGGCCGGCACGAAGCACGTGCAGGACATCCGCACCCGTCTCACCCCGGTGCCCGGCGGCTACCTGCTCGACGGGGTGAAGCACTACAGCACGGGGGCGCTCTTCGCGCACTGGGTCCCGGTCCTCGCACGGACACCGGACGACAAGCTTCACGTGGCGTACGTCCCCGCGGACGCACCGGGGCTCACCGTGATCGACGACTGGGACGGCCTCGGCCAGCGAACGACGGCGAGCGGGACGGTGAGGCTCAGCGGGGTTCGGGTGCCAGCGGACCACGTGGTGCCGCACTACCGGACCTTCGAAGGCCCGCAGCTGCACGGCGCCGTGGCCCAGATCCTCCACGCGGCTATCGACGCCGGCATCGCGGCGGCGGCGCTCGCGGACGCCGTGGAGTTCGTCCGGACCAAGAGCCGCCCGTGGTTCGAGAGCGGTCTGGACCGTGCGGCTGACGATCCGCTGCTCCTGCAACGGGTCGGGGAGCTCACCGTCGAGCTTCGCGCGGCGGAGGCCTTGCTGGCGCGCGCGGCTGAGGAGATCGATCTCGCACGGGCCGACCTCACCGACGAGACGGCGGCCCAGGCGTCCATCGCCGTCGCCGCCGCGAAGGTCGCGACCGGCCGGATCGCCGTCGAGATGAGCAACGCGCTCTTCGAGCTCGCCGGGACCCGGTCGGCACTCGCCTCGCTCAACCTCGACCGCCACTGGCGCAACGCACGGACGCATACCCTCCACGATCCGGCCCGATGGAAGCTCCAGCACATTGGACGCTACGTCGTCAACGGGACCCTGCCACCACGGCACGGGCTGCTCTGA
- a CDS encoding NADP-dependent oxidoreductase: MGGPTFRAAVVRTPSGPDSIEIIEVPVVEPGPGEVRVRIHAAGVNPVDLAVANGVFHAMGVVNQPEHTGLGWDFAGTVAAAGPGVDLAVGTRVAGLINGLDRAVGTYAEQIVVAAADVAVVPDGLDLATAATVPLNGLAAAQIVDLLGDAPTGGHADRNRLLVTGAAGAVGGYVTVLAHEHGWRVTGLARAQDEDFVRSLGADFTTVAEPGWDAVADCAALREQGLALVRDGGIFVGVRPNAGPTAERGVTVAAVVTRPDGVRLRELLTRVASGELPARVHAVVPLDRVADAHRAMAKGGVRGRYVLKP, from the coding sequence ATGGGCGGTCCCACCTTCCGTGCCGCTGTCGTCCGCACGCCGAGCGGACCTGACTCGATCGAGATCATCGAGGTACCGGTCGTCGAGCCCGGACCTGGCGAGGTTCGGGTGCGGATCCACGCCGCGGGGGTCAACCCCGTCGACCTCGCGGTCGCGAACGGCGTCTTCCACGCCATGGGAGTGGTCAACCAACCCGAGCACACCGGTCTGGGCTGGGATTTCGCTGGTACCGTCGCCGCCGCCGGACCGGGCGTGGATCTGGCTGTCGGCACCCGGGTCGCCGGCCTCATCAACGGCCTCGACCGCGCCGTCGGCACGTACGCCGAGCAGATCGTCGTGGCCGCCGCTGACGTCGCCGTCGTCCCTGACGGTCTGGACTTGGCGACCGCGGCCACGGTGCCGCTCAACGGGTTGGCGGCCGCGCAGATCGTCGACCTCCTCGGTGACGCGCCCACGGGCGGTCACGCCGACCGCAACCGACTGTTGGTGACGGGGGCAGCCGGTGCGGTTGGCGGGTATGTCACCGTGCTCGCGCACGAGCACGGGTGGCGGGTGACCGGCCTGGCGAGAGCGCAGGATGAGGACTTTGTCCGAAGCCTCGGCGCGGACTTCACCACGGTCGCCGAGCCGGGCTGGGACGCGGTCGCCGACTGTGCGGCGCTGCGGGAGCAGGGCCTGGCACTCGTTCGCGACGGTGGGATCTTCGTCGGCGTACGGCCGAACGCCGGGCCGACCGCGGAGCGCGGAGTCACCGTGGCGGCCGTCGTCACGAGGCCGGACGGCGTCCGACTTCGGGAGCTCTTGACCCGCGTGGCGTCAGGCGAGCTGCCGGCCCGTGTCCACGCGGTCGTGCCGCTGGACCGGGTCGCGGATGCCCATCGCGCGATGGCCAAGGGCGGAGTGCGCGGACGCTATGTGCTCAAACCCTGA
- a CDS encoding serine hydrolase domain-containing protein: protein MSRHDLPASPPSAQGVDAHGIHAFLDTLEAAPDIEPHSLMILRHGHVVAAGWWYPYTPDRLHLLYSLSKSFTSTAAGIAIGEGLVRLDDPVISYFPEFEADITDPRSRAMLVRHVASMASGHMEETLHRAIAVDPDEIVRGFLLIPPDREPGTVFAYNQPATYTLATIVQKVTGQTLTNYLRPRLFDPLGIGEVAWQQYPPGRDMGFSGLHATTDAVARLGQLYLQDGVWQGKRLLPDGWVAEATRPHIANAEQSENPDWQQGYGFQFWMARHGYRGDGAYGQFCVVLPEHDAVIAMTSATVAMQSVLDAMWEHLLPAFGDTPLAGREKADGELAERMSALVLPPAPGEPAPLTEPEAWSGAEFTPDGGTCADQPGLTRVAVGCDDDGWSLSLIEDTDRLDLRVGGRTEWTVDPTASVPTAVTGGWTDPDTLAVEIVFLETPHRLVVRCSLARRTFEARWKTAPLRAETLSSLRAPRA from the coding sequence ATGAGCCGACACGACTTGCCCGCCAGCCCGCCGTCCGCCCAGGGCGTCGACGCGCATGGGATCCACGCCTTCCTCGACACGCTGGAAGCCGCCCCGGACATCGAGCCGCACAGCCTGATGATCCTGCGGCACGGCCACGTCGTCGCGGCCGGCTGGTGGTACCCGTACACCCCCGACCGGCTGCACCTGCTCTACTCGCTCAGCAAGAGCTTCACGTCCACAGCCGCCGGGATCGCCATCGGGGAAGGCCTGGTGCGGCTCGACGACCCGGTGATCTCGTACTTCCCGGAGTTCGAGGCGGACATCACCGATCCGCGCAGCCGTGCCATGCTCGTGCGACACGTGGCGTCCATGGCCAGCGGCCACATGGAGGAGACCCTGCATCGCGCGATCGCCGTAGACCCGGACGAGATCGTGCGAGGTTTCCTCCTCATCCCGCCCGACCGCGAGCCTGGCACCGTCTTCGCGTACAACCAGCCCGCGACGTACACGCTGGCCACGATCGTGCAGAAGGTGACCGGTCAGACACTCACCAACTACCTCCGGCCGCGGCTGTTCGATCCTCTCGGCATCGGTGAGGTGGCGTGGCAGCAGTACCCACCGGGTCGCGACATGGGCTTCAGCGGCCTGCACGCCACCACGGACGCGGTCGCCCGTCTCGGCCAGCTCTACCTGCAGGACGGGGTCTGGCAGGGCAAGCGCCTGCTTCCGGACGGCTGGGTGGCGGAGGCCACGCGGCCGCACATCGCCAATGCCGAGCAGTCGGAGAACCCGGACTGGCAACAGGGCTACGGATTCCAGTTCTGGATGGCGCGGCACGGCTACCGCGGCGACGGGGCGTACGGGCAGTTCTGCGTCGTCCTTCCCGAGCACGACGCGGTCATCGCCATGACATCGGCGACCGTGGCCATGCAGAGTGTGCTGGACGCGATGTGGGAGCACCTGCTGCCGGCGTTCGGCGACACGCCTCTCGCCGGCCGGGAGAAGGCCGACGGCGAGCTGGCGGAGCGGATGTCAGCGCTCGTCCTTCCTCCGGCGCCCGGCGAGCCGGCACCGCTCACCGAGCCCGAAGCGTGGTCAGGCGCGGAGTTCACTCCCGACGGTGGTACCTGCGCCGATCAGCCGGGACTGACCCGGGTGGCGGTCGGCTGTGACGACGATGGCTGGTCCTTGTCGCTGATCGAAGACACGGATCGACTCGATCTGCGCGTGGGCGGGAGGACCGAATGGACCGTCGACCCCACGGCCTCGGTCCCGACGGCGGTGACCGGAGGCTGGACCGACCCGGACACGTTGGCCGTCGAGATCGTGTTCCTGGAAACGCCTCATCGGTTGGTCGTCCGCTGCTCTCTCGCACGGCGTACGTTCGAGGCGCGCTGGAAGACAGCTCCTCTGCGAGCGGAGACCCTCAGCTCTCTCCGTGCGCCGCGCGCGTGA
- a CDS encoding nitroreductase/quinone reductase family protein produces MDFESADAINQAIRLLSLRHRARAAALLAPLGLHPGQEVLLLQLARTGPMIQAEHSEALGCEPPSVTLMTRKLEATGHVRRRPAPSDKRASIVELTDSGKALAERVKRLWCALAEETVAGLPQETAAALPSLLNALTVNVDTRQPRHPQHRRRGLTAERLPAGQVGIASTGEYEPSPSGWVRDHVEQIMRTGTTEGVTIKGRPIVLMTYRGAKTGKVRKAPVMRVEHEGRYAAVASKGGAPTNPQWYACLLANPVVELQDGTVTRTYRAREVWGEEKAEWWRRAVDAYPDYADYQRKTTRQIPVFVLEPISADTGSDRSDG; encoded by the coding sequence ATGGACTTCGAGTCCGCCGACGCCATCAACCAGGCCATCCGCTTGTTGAGCCTGCGCCACCGGGCCAGGGCGGCCGCACTGCTGGCCCCCTTGGGCCTGCACCCCGGCCAGGAGGTGCTCCTACTCCAGCTGGCCCGGACCGGCCCGATGATCCAGGCGGAGCACAGCGAGGCACTCGGCTGCGAGCCGCCAAGCGTCACCCTCATGACCCGCAAGCTCGAGGCCACAGGGCACGTCCGCCGGAGGCCCGCCCCGTCCGACAAGCGCGCAAGCATCGTCGAACTCACCGACAGCGGCAAGGCTTTGGCCGAGCGGGTCAAGCGGCTCTGGTGCGCCCTGGCGGAGGAGACGGTGGCCGGACTGCCCCAGGAGACGGCTGCCGCGCTTCCCAGTCTTCTCAACGCCCTGACTGTCAACGTCGACACCAGACAGCCACGCCACCCCCAGCACCGCCGGCGCGGTCTGACCGCTGAACGGCTTCCCGCCGGGCAGGTCGGCATCGCGTCGACCGGGGAGTATGAGCCGAGTCCGTCTGGCTGGGTCCGCGATCACGTCGAGCAGATCATGCGTACCGGCACGACCGAGGGCGTCACGATCAAAGGACGACCCATCGTGTTGATGACCTACCGCGGCGCCAAGACCGGCAAGGTCCGCAAGGCTCCGGTGATGCGTGTCGAGCACGAGGGTCGCTACGCGGCGGTCGCGTCCAAAGGCGGCGCGCCAACCAACCCACAGTGGTACGCCTGTCTGCTCGCCAATCCGGTTGTCGAGCTTCAAGACGGCACGGTGACCCGGACCTACCGCGCTCGCGAGGTGTGGGGCGAGGAGAAAGCCGAGTGGTGGCGCCGAGCCGTGGACGCGTACCCGGACTACGCCGACTACCAGCGCAAGACCACGCGCCAGATACCCGTCTTCGTGCTCGAGCCCATCAGCGCGGACACGGGTTCCGACCGCTCCGACGGCTAG